One part of the Georgfuchsia toluolica genome encodes these proteins:
- a CDS encoding RidA family protein, with the protein MQVLRPPGWRQPKGYSNGIAARGTMVFVAGQVGFDVNEEFKTDNLVDQSRQALANIVTILAEAGARPEHIVRMTWYLADKDEYNTNQKGIGEAYRDVIGRHFPVMTAIQVAGFVEDGAKVEIEATAVIPDA; encoded by the coding sequence ATGCAAGTTCTGCGACCACCCGGTTGGCGCCAGCCGAAGGGGTACTCGAATGGAATTGCCGCGCGAGGAACGATGGTGTTCGTTGCGGGTCAAGTCGGATTTGATGTGAATGAGGAATTTAAAACCGACAATCTTGTTGACCAGTCTCGTCAGGCTCTGGCCAATATCGTCACTATTCTCGCTGAAGCCGGAGCCAGGCCTGAGCACATCGTACGCATGACTTGGTATCTGGCTGACAAGGACGAGTACAACACGAATCAGAAAGGCATAGGCGAGGCCTACCGTGATGTCATTGGGCGCCACTTTCCGGTAATGACTGCAATACAAGTCGCCGGTTTTGTCGAGGACGGGGCGAAGGTGGAGATCGAAGCTACCGCAGTCATTCCGGACGCATGA
- a CDS encoding hemerythrin domain-containing protein yields MEPVATQIIKDEHSAIAAVLYTLRYLVKQMREAGNTPNFPLLRAILDYIVSYPDRWHHPKEDDFLFAAVKRQTKEADALIADLEHEHKLGYLMIENLKQQLLAFQNNMPESGEAFFKQAESYVEFEWEHMRKEEEELVPIAKHTLTTADWIEINSAFRENDNPLFGIKPREEAERLYQRILSLAPPPIGFHL; encoded by the coding sequence GTGGAACCTGTAGCTACCCAGATCATCAAGGACGAACATTCTGCGATTGCAGCCGTGCTCTACACATTGCGTTATCTGGTGAAGCAGATGCGAGAAGCCGGCAATACGCCAAACTTTCCCCTGCTACGGGCAATCCTGGATTACATCGTGTCCTACCCTGATCGCTGGCACCATCCCAAGGAGGATGACTTTCTCTTTGCTGCTGTTAAGAGACAGACGAAGGAAGCGGATGCGCTAATAGCTGATCTAGAGCATGAGCATAAACTCGGTTATTTGATGATCGAAAATCTTAAGCAACAGCTCCTCGCGTTTCAAAATAACATGCCAGAGTCTGGTGAAGCATTTTTCAAGCAGGCGGAGAGCTATGTCGAGTTTGAATGGGAACATATGCGCAAGGAGGAGGAGGAGCTTGTCCCGATTGCCAAACATACCCTGACCACCGCTGACTGGATAGAAATAAATTCAGCCTTCCGCGAGAATGACAACCCGCTGTTCGGCATCAAGCCCAGGGAAGAGGCAGAACGGCTGTACCAAAGAATATTAAGCCTGGCTCCGCCGCCCATTGGTTTTCACCTATAG